Proteins encoded by one window of Armatimonadota bacterium:
- a CDS encoding FAD-dependent oxidoreductase, with protein MSGRAPYTLFIAFTCFLFANAQLFAATSSADYDEMVRTDVLVIGATPCGISAAIAAARCGSKVILTEMKDHMGGMMTNGLGRTDIGPRNTIKGIFGEFINNVYNYYVNTYGPDSPQVKACSNGYYFEPHVAEMIFNRMVKAEKNIKIKYHYRPEGVLRYFNRIHGVNFLDTKHNRRIQIRAGVFIDATYEGDIAAMAGVPYRVGRESRSEHGESFAGVLYMDHYTRMVLPGTTGDGDRRVQAYNFRLCLTRDPNNRVLPKKPDNYNRDEYLQVIESIKAGRIKTVHDILNIEPIPNNKSDTNNMPKALISTDLPEENYNYPEASYEERERIIKRHKDYILGLLYFLQNDPEMPEALRAECREWGFSKDEYPKNDNFPRQIYVREARRIYGLYTFTQHDAMLAPGLERAPIHTDAIACGGYSMDSHATRKKEPTHDTTLEGFFYLGPITRPYQIPYRIMVPEQIDALLVPGAVSATHIGFGTLRMEPVWMAMGQAAGTAAHLARRLQIEPREVPVNRLQSWLVDQGQILTTFSDIQGPEDGVSEQAWKAMQFYGTRGFFTSYEAKPKETVTRGTAAQWLMSLIRIGDFMPSYGPTVKHSGGGSAESSLKQLEDLKIIPAAGDPSAVLTESELSLWLSRIEPWIDGSIGDKWAERVKPLASFTESAPAINDVPVTRARFCEALFSKFRSATPAKIP; from the coding sequence ATGTCAGGTCGAGCACCATACACCCTATTTATCGCTTTCACCTGCTTTCTGTTTGCGAATGCGCAATTATTTGCTGCAACTTCTTCAGCCGATTATGACGAAATGGTACGCACAGATGTTTTGGTTATAGGCGCCACTCCATGTGGAATTTCGGCCGCAATCGCAGCCGCTCGGTGTGGTTCTAAGGTAATACTTACCGAAATGAAGGATCACATGGGCGGAATGATGACGAATGGCCTTGGAAGAACAGACATTGGCCCGCGGAACACTATCAAGGGTATATTCGGCGAATTCATAAACAATGTCTACAACTACTATGTGAACACCTATGGTCCAGATTCGCCCCAAGTGAAAGCCTGTAGCAATGGGTACTACTTCGAGCCGCATGTTGCGGAGATGATTTTTAATCGCATGGTTAAGGCTGAAAAGAATATCAAGATTAAATATCACTACCGCCCTGAAGGTGTGCTTCGATACTTCAATCGCATACATGGCGTAAATTTCCTCGACACGAAGCACAATCGCCGCATCCAAATACGCGCTGGCGTATTCATTGACGCCACTTATGAAGGGGATATTGCGGCGATGGCTGGCGTGCCTTACCGAGTCGGTCGAGAATCGCGTTCGGAGCACGGAGAATCATTCGCAGGCGTTCTCTACATGGATCACTATACTCGAATGGTGCTTCCTGGAACGACCGGTGATGGGGATAGGCGTGTTCAAGCATATAATTTCCGACTATGTCTAACGCGGGACCCAAACAACCGCGTGCTCCCAAAAAAACCAGATAACTATAACCGAGACGAATACCTTCAGGTTATTGAATCAATAAAAGCTGGACGGATAAAAACGGTGCACGACATTCTAAATATCGAACCCATCCCAAATAATAAGTCGGATACCAACAATATGCCAAAAGCCCTGATATCCACTGACCTGCCTGAGGAGAACTATAATTACCCTGAAGCAAGTTATGAAGAACGCGAGCGAATAATAAAGCGGCACAAAGATTATATACTTGGCCTCCTATATTTCCTTCAAAACGATCCCGAGATGCCTGAGGCTTTAAGAGCAGAATGCCGTGAATGGGGCTTTTCAAAAGACGAGTATCCGAAGAATGACAACTTCCCAAGACAAATCTACGTACGCGAAGCTAGGCGAATATATGGTTTGTACACTTTCACCCAGCATGACGCGATGCTGGCGCCCGGACTAGAGCGTGCACCAATACATACCGACGCCATTGCATGCGGTGGATACTCGATGGATTCTCATGCAACACGAAAGAAAGAACCAACCCACGACACGACGTTGGAGGGCTTTTTCTACCTAGGTCCAATTACTCGCCCATACCAAATTCCCTACCGAATTATGGTTCCTGAGCAGATAGATGCGCTACTTGTGCCTGGGGCAGTCTCCGCAACCCACATCGGCTTTGGAACACTAAGGATGGAACCTGTATGGATGGCTATGGGCCAAGCCGCCGGGACAGCCGCACACCTCGCACGCCGACTGCAAATTGAGCCTCGTGAAGTCCCTGTTAACCGCCTCCAGTCGTGGCTTGTCGACCAAGGCCAGATTCTGACAACCTTCTCCGATATCCAAGGACCGGAAGATGGAGTCTCTGAGCAAGCATGGAAGGCAATGCAATTCTATGGCACGCGTGGGTTTTTCACCTCCTATGAAGCAAAACCAAAAGAAACTGTCACGCGAGGCACAGCAGCACAGTGGTTGATGAGCTTGATTCGGATTGGCGATTTTATGCCATCCTATGGACCCACTGTGAAACACTCTGGCGGTGGAAGTGCCGAATCGAGCCTGAAACAGCTTGAGGATTTAAAGATTATCCCAGCGGCAGGAGACCCCTCTGCCGTGCTCACAGAATCAGAGTTAAGTTTGTGGCTTTCCAGAATCGAACCCTGGATTGATGGCTCGATTGGCGACAAATGGGCTGAGCGCGTCAAACCGTTAGCTTCATTTACCGAGTCTGCGCCGGCTATCAACGACGTTCCGGTCACTCGAGCTCGTTTTTGCGAGGCGTTATTTTCGAAATTTAGAAGTGCAACCCCAGCAAAAATCCCATAA
- a CDS encoding DUF5335 family protein, protein MSTIQIPRERWEEFLSSFSAKYQTQNVTVDFESNELGPQRLVDRKPLIALEPDIRDDKTKITVIVGDPEGGEPTALAHEVGKAVALWVKEDEEGRMEALDIETEDGRTIVQLV, encoded by the coding sequence GTGAGCACCATTCAGATACCGCGCGAGCGATGGGAGGAATTCCTATCGTCTTTTAGTGCCAAGTATCAGACGCAAAACGTAACTGTTGATTTTGAAAGTAACGAGCTGGGTCCTCAGCGATTGGTTGATAGAAAACCTCTTATTGCGCTAGAACCGGATATCAGAGATGACAAGACTAAAATTACAGTAATTGTTGGTGATCCCGAAGGAGGAGAGCCTACCGCTCTTGCGCATGAGGTGGGCAAAGCCGTTGCACTCTGGGTAAAAGAAGATGAGGAAGGACGGATGGAAGCTCTCGATATTGAAACCGAGGACGGCAGAACTATAGTGCAGCTTGTTTAA
- the rplK gene encoding 50S ribosomal protein L11 codes for MAKKVIGVVKLQIPAGKATPAPPVGPALGQYGINMMEFIKSYNEKTAAQMGTIVPVEITIYEDRSFTYTLKTPPAVELLKKAAGIEKGSGVPNRQKVGKVTRAQVREIAELKMPDLNANSIEAAMRIIEGTARSAGIEVVEA; via the coding sequence ATGGCGAAAAAGGTTATAGGAGTGGTGAAGCTTCAAATTCCTGCTGGCAAGGCCACGCCTGCGCCGCCCGTCGGCCCTGCTTTGGGTCAGTATGGCATAAACATGATGGAATTTATCAAGTCATACAACGAAAAGACGGCGGCTCAGATGGGCACAATTGTGCCGGTGGAAATCACCATATACGAAGATAGGTCATTCACGTACACCCTGAAAACACCTCCTGCCGTGGAGCTACTGAAGAAAGCCGCCGGCATCGAAAAGGGGTCAGGCGTGCCAAATCGCCAGAAGGTGGGCAAGGTGACACGTGCTCAAGTGCGCGAGATTGCAGAACTAAAAATGCCCGACCTCAATGCAAACAGCATTGAGGCAGCGATGAGGATAATCGAGGGCACTGCAAGGTCTGCAGGTATTGAAGTAGTAGAAGCTTAG
- a CDS encoding DUF2614 family zinc ribbon-containing protein, translated as MGWWPTFFHGKFKTVKEVEAAAFRMFYSGLIVLIAGLILTLTVVFMPFGVALMILGGLIMAVDVFWFVCVSKRNSINIQCPACQKDNQVFPGDTYFNCLYCGKIVLLRE; from the coding sequence ATGGGCTGGTGGCCAACGTTTTTTCACGGAAAATTCAAGACCGTGAAAGAAGTTGAAGCGGCAGCCTTTAGAATGTTCTATTCAGGACTTATCGTGCTAATTGCTGGGCTAATACTGACCCTTACGGTGGTGTTTATGCCATTTGGCGTTGCACTTATGATATTGGGTGGCTTAATAATGGCGGTGGATGTATTCTGGTTTGTTTGCGTATCAAAACGCAATTCCATTAATATCCAATGCCCAGCGTGCCAAAAGGACAATCAGGTTTTCCCAGGCGATACTTATTTTAACTGCCTTTACTGCGGGAAAATCGTGCTGCTGCGCGAGTGA
- a CDS encoding universal stress protein, whose product MIIHVRGDVIELSGSLRENYWPALKSAVSLQLKRYPNGIVIDGHGLTDIDETGARTFLEASDYIEAQRARVVVARLPEHILQQIRQIPGARSQLPLAATIEEARESLAVGAGEAAIEIRRRLAILVPLVGDWAKALEYAVPQARARRTEIHLLYVLEVPRALPLGVPLPDKERQARETLAEAEQRLKRTGLTIRKLTVRSRTSIEGITKFVSETEPELLLAAYPKSHFERGHELYSVISAFFQETKSDVAIFCTGAPETGEGPCQPALLVPMIGAWEEAVEFAATQAAAEKAEIHLLYVLQVPRTQPLDVALPDEEQNAQETLSEAEKIARRHGLTVKRHIQRSRTLFDGIAKFAVRTKPKLLLLSYLREDMIDENSRYAEIIALCNEAPCDVALVFMRHLSSPAD is encoded by the coding sequence ATGATTATTCACGTAAGAGGCGATGTCATCGAGCTAAGTGGTTCGCTTCGCGAGAACTACTGGCCGGCATTGAAGTCGGCAGTTAGTTTGCAGCTGAAACGGTATCCGAATGGAATAGTGATTGATGGCCATGGGCTCACCGATATAGACGAAACCGGTGCACGCACATTCTTGGAGGCTAGCGACTACATTGAAGCACAAAGGGCGAGGGTAGTTGTAGCCCGACTTCCAGAGCACATTCTACAGCAAATCCGCCAAATTCCAGGGGCCCGCTCGCAACTGCCGCTGGCAGCCACCATAGAAGAGGCACGCGAATCGCTGGCGGTTGGTGCAGGAGAAGCGGCTATTGAAATTCGTCGCCGGCTGGCAATCCTTGTGCCGTTAGTTGGCGATTGGGCGAAAGCTCTTGAATATGCTGTACCCCAGGCGCGTGCTCGAAGAACAGAAATACACCTCCTTTATGTTTTAGAAGTCCCGAGGGCTTTGCCACTTGGGGTGCCGCTGCCTGATAAGGAGCGTCAGGCGCGAGAGACTCTTGCTGAAGCAGAGCAGAGGCTCAAACGAACTGGTTTAACCATTCGCAAACTTACGGTACGTTCGAGGACTTCTATCGAAGGAATCACGAAGTTTGTCTCGGAAACTGAACCTGAATTGCTCCTAGCAGCTTATCCTAAGAGCCATTTCGAGCGTGGTCACGAGCTTTACAGCGTTATCAGCGCTTTCTTCCAAGAAACGAAGTCTGATGTTGCCATATTTTGCACTGGGGCTCCCGAGACTGGCGAAGGACCGTGCCAGCCTGCTTTGCTTGTTCCAATGATTGGTGCGTGGGAGGAAGCTGTTGAATTCGCCGCGACGCAGGCAGCTGCGGAAAAAGCCGAAATTCACCTGCTTTACGTGCTCCAGGTTCCACGGACACAGCCGCTCGACGTTGCTTTGCCGGATGAAGAGCAAAATGCCCAAGAGACTCTTAGTGAAGCAGAGAAAATTGCTCGTAGGCATGGTTTGACTGTGAAGCGGCATATCCAAAGGTCAAGGACCTTGTTCGATGGTATAGCCAAGTTTGCAGTAAGAACAAAGCCGAAACTCCTGCTATTATCATATCTTAGGGAAGATATGATTGATGAAAACAGCCGCTATGCGGAGATTATAGCACTTTGCAATGAAGCTCCTTGCGATGTAGCTCTCGTATTCATGCGGCATCTTTCTTCGCCAGCGGACTAA
- the rplA gene encoding 50S ribosomal protein L1 codes for MPTHGKRYNEAAKKVEKGKAYDPEEALALVKELASAKFDETVDVAVRLGVDPRHGDQMVRGTTTLPHGTGKVRKVAVFAKGEKAKEAEEAGADVVGAEDLVKKIEEGWRDFDILVATPDMMSMVGKLGRILGPRMPNPKSGTVTMDIAKVVRDIKSASRVEYRVDKAGNIHMPIGKVSFEKEKLLENFAALLSALIKARPAAAKGRYLRKITVSSTMGPGIDVDIQKAQAIAER; via the coding sequence ATGCCGACTCATGGCAAAAGGTACAACGAAGCCGCAAAGAAAGTTGAGAAAGGAAAGGCATACGACCCAGAAGAAGCTCTGGCACTCGTAAAAGAGCTTGCCAGCGCAAAGTTTGATGAAACTGTTGATGTCGCAGTTCGCCTGGGTGTAGACCCACGCCACGGAGATCAAATGGTTCGCGGAACCACCACCCTACCGCATGGCACCGGCAAGGTACGCAAAGTAGCCGTCTTTGCAAAAGGCGAGAAAGCTAAAGAAGCCGAAGAAGCCGGCGCAGATGTGGTGGGAGCCGAGGACCTTGTCAAGAAGATTGAAGAAGGCTGGCGTGACTTCGACATTCTTGTTGCCACGCCGGATATGATGAGCATGGTTGGCAAACTAGGCCGAATTCTTGGCCCTCGAATGCCTAACCCGAAATCTGGCACAGTTACGATGGATATTGCGAAAGTTGTTCGCGACATCAAAAGCGCTTCTCGCGTCGAATACCGAGTTGATAAGGCTGGCAATATCCACATGCCAATTGGGAAAGTGTCCTTTGAGAAAGAAAAACTTCTGGAAAACTTTGCGGCGCTGTTGTCGGCGCTAATCAAGGCTAGGCCAGCTGCAGCCAAAGGTCGATATTTGCGAAAGATTACTGTCTCTTCGACAATGGGCCCAGGCATTGACGTTGACATACAAAAAGCGCAAGCCATTGCCGAGCGTTAG
- a CDS encoding family 10 glycosylhydrolase gives MVPRFSTLIIIAILFGGGLFCLAVSHSSAATAEFRAFWADTWHDGILSAAQITDMVNLANSYNVNVIIPEVRKCGDAYYNTSPIFCPACGGYHREYRATNIIDSPPFDPLADIIQKAHAVGIQVHPWIVTYRIWSKNWSAPPSDHVWAVHPEWAMKNSSGSNLDGNYYNLDPGVPAVQDYLCKVMLDIVSRYDVDGFNWDYIRYPGYNWGYNEITKQRFYDEYGYWPPTSTSDATWETWSNYRRQQVTDLIKKCHLEIMAIKPTRVNHSVDTVGWLGGDPNIDYTQTRQYKDVFQNAKSWMEQHIIDTNILMNYKREYDTAQKQDYRIWSNWLGSMVASSGRFGVGGQGAYLNSISDTLIQMAYDRTTGCNGMCTYSYAVTNKDGAPNTDFWAAVKSNLYTTKVAPPTMTWKTAPTTGVLFGNVTDAWGADDPIYLNWLYKATVSISGPTSRSTTTDATGTYGFLDLPPGTYTVTCSKGGYVSQTTTVSVTKGGVIRRNFALDRIPVSSVKKDTSDNVTVQLKKVIVTAGSDQFSGCFYIEDKDRSSGIKVQTTDTVSEGSLVSITGTMATNTLGERYIKNPKIRIISTGNQLPAPLALLTKAVGGGDWYYNPTTGRGQQGVNGGVGLNNVGLLVRVFGKVTRVNTTEKWFYIDDGCGLNDGSGNIGLKVKCYELATGNNITLPALNSYVQVTGIVSITTGNWPTIRPRKNADIVTISAS, from the coding sequence ATGGTACCAAGGTTCTCCACTTTAATAATAATCGCAATTCTATTCGGCGGTGGTCTCTTTTGTCTCGCTGTTAGCCACTCTAGCGCTGCAACTGCTGAGTTTCGCGCATTTTGGGCTGATACTTGGCACGATGGCATTCTCAGCGCCGCACAAATCACCGATATGGTTAATCTAGCGAACTCATATAATGTTAATGTTATCATCCCCGAAGTACGAAAATGCGGGGATGCCTACTACAATACTTCTCCAATTTTCTGCCCAGCTTGCGGCGGATACCACCGCGAATATAGAGCCACCAATATTATTGACTCTCCACCGTTTGACCCGCTCGCAGACATTATCCAAAAGGCACATGCCGTGGGCATTCAGGTCCATCCATGGATTGTTACTTATAGGATATGGAGTAAAAACTGGTCTGCGCCACCTTCGGACCATGTGTGGGCTGTTCATCCTGAATGGGCTATGAAGAATAGCTCGGGAAGTAATCTCGACGGCAATTACTATAATCTTGACCCCGGCGTGCCAGCTGTGCAAGACTACCTTTGCAAAGTTATGTTGGATATTGTGAGTCGCTATGATGTTGATGGGTTCAACTGGGACTATATTAGGTATCCTGGCTACAACTGGGGTTATAATGAAATCACCAAGCAGCGCTTTTACGATGAATATGGATATTGGCCTCCAACCTCCACTTCTGACGCTACTTGGGAAACCTGGTCTAACTATCGCAGACAACAAGTGACCGACCTTATAAAAAAGTGTCATTTGGAAATCATGGCTATAAAACCGACACGCGTCAACCACAGCGTGGATACTGTAGGTTGGTTGGGAGGCGACCCTAACATTGATTATACTCAGACGCGTCAGTACAAGGACGTATTTCAAAACGCCAAGAGCTGGATGGAGCAGCATATCATAGATACAAATATTCTAATGAACTATAAGCGGGAGTATGATACTGCTCAAAAGCAGGACTACCGAATATGGTCAAACTGGCTTGGGAGTATGGTAGCATCGAGCGGCAGGTTTGGAGTCGGCGGCCAAGGAGCATATCTTAATTCAATATCAGACACGCTTATCCAGATGGCATACGATCGCACTACGGGTTGCAATGGAATGTGTACCTACAGCTACGCGGTAACAAATAAAGATGGCGCACCAAACACGGACTTCTGGGCCGCGGTGAAGTCGAATTTGTATACCACTAAAGTTGCACCACCCACAATGACCTGGAAAACTGCCCCAACAACAGGTGTGCTTTTTGGCAACGTTACCGATGCCTGGGGGGCAGATGATCCCATATATTTAAATTGGCTCTACAAAGCCACTGTTTCAATATCAGGCCCAACATCACGCTCAACGACGACAGATGCGACGGGCACATATGGTTTCCTTGATTTGCCGCCGGGAACATATACTGTGACATGTTCCAAAGGTGGTTATGTTTCTCAGACTACCACCGTCTCGGTAACAAAAGGTGGGGTAATCAGAAGAAACTTTGCTCTTGATCGAATACCGGTATCAAGTGTGAAAAAAGATACCTCAGACAATGTTACTGTACAGCTAAAAAAGGTAATAGTGACAGCTGGAAGTGACCAATTCTCAGGCTGCTTTTATATAGAGGATAAAGACAGGTCATCAGGCATCAAAGTCCAAACCACTGATACTGTTAGCGAGGGGAGTCTAGTAAGCATTACTGGCACCATGGCGACAAACACGTTGGGAGAGCGTTACATAAAGAACCCCAAAATCCGAATTATCTCAACAGGGAACCAGCTGCCTGCACCTTTGGCACTTCTCACAAAAGCTGTCGGCGGCGGTGATTGGTACTACAACCCCACTACCGGTAGGGGGCAGCAAGGTGTCAACGGCGGCGTTGGGCTAAATAATGTCGGTCTCCTAGTTCGTGTTTTCGGCAAGGTTACAAGGGTAAACACAACTGAGAAGTGGTTCTATATTGATGATGGATGCGGACTCAATGATGGATCGGGCAACATAGGACTGAAGGTCAAGTGTTATGAACTTGCAACGGGGAATAACATCACACTGCCGGCGCTGAACTCTTATGTGCAGGTTACAGGCATTGTAAGCATCACAACGGGCAACTGGCCTACAATTCGTCCACGCAAAAATGCCGACATTGTTACAATCAGCGCTTCTTAG
- a CDS encoding APC family permease: protein MLSVIRRILFGAPLPSWRAVHERLPKVLALPILASDAISSVAYATEEILLILVLAGSVAIRSPLVVEISIAIVLLLFIVATSYRQTIHAYPSGGGAYIVARDNLGDIAGLTAGAALTIDYTLTVAVSIASGVAAIISIHQNLAPYRVEMCLIGVLILTLGNLRGVRESGLMFALPTYAFLVGAYALLAVGIYREHTVGIEVQPAKHLAEAGVPLTTFLILRAFSGGCAAMTGTEAISNAVQAFRPPESKNASTTLMIMACILGSLFLGISYLAWRIGVVPQENETVVSQIARATFDFAPWVHKYIQYATCAILILAANTSFAGFPRLASIMARDRFMPRQFFNVGDRLVFSNGIVVLATLASILIVAFHGDTHALIPLYAIGVFLSFTLSQSGMAKRFIRLKEGRWRLSATISTIGATATGIVTLVLATMKAREGAWIVLILIPSFSFMFWKIHSHYIQLGNQLRLTPEDSFTPIKNTIIVLTPSLHRGILRALEYAKGLSADVRALHIEVDPIDTALLIERWEKWSGGIPLVILESPYRSLVAPLLEYLEEAKHERENYLITVIIPEFVPAKWWHKLLHNQSGLLLKFTLLFRRDIVTTNVRYYLER, encoded by the coding sequence ATGTTATCTGTGATTCGTCGCATACTCTTTGGGGCGCCTCTGCCCTCATGGCGTGCGGTTCACGAAAGACTGCCAAAAGTACTTGCGCTACCCATACTAGCGTCGGACGCCATTTCGTCAGTGGCGTACGCGACCGAGGAAATCCTCCTTATATTGGTGCTTGCCGGTTCGGTAGCCATACGTTCTCCCCTTGTGGTGGAGATTTCCATAGCAATAGTGTTGTTGCTTTTTATTGTTGCGACATCATACCGCCAAACAATACATGCTTATCCTTCTGGTGGTGGCGCCTATATAGTTGCACGTGACAACTTGGGAGATATAGCCGGGCTTACCGCAGGAGCCGCCCTAACCATTGATTACACCCTAACGGTTGCTGTAAGCATAGCATCTGGTGTTGCCGCAATTATCTCAATTCACCAGAACCTAGCACCATATAGAGTGGAGATGTGCTTGATTGGTGTTTTAATTCTGACGCTGGGTAATCTTAGGGGTGTGCGTGAATCTGGCTTAATGTTTGCCTTGCCAACCTATGCTTTCCTTGTCGGGGCATATGCGCTCTTAGCTGTTGGAATATATCGTGAGCATACGGTAGGTATCGAAGTGCAACCCGCAAAGCACCTTGCTGAGGCTGGGGTGCCGCTTACGACCTTCCTCATCCTTCGTGCGTTCTCGGGAGGTTGTGCGGCAATGACCGGGACCGAGGCGATAAGCAACGCAGTCCAGGCATTCCGCCCGCCAGAATCCAAGAACGCATCAACCACTTTGATGATTATGGCTTGTATCCTTGGAAGTCTATTCCTAGGAATAAGCTATTTAGCCTGGAGAATAGGGGTTGTCCCGCAGGAAAATGAAACTGTCGTCTCGCAGATTGCCCGTGCGACTTTCGATTTCGCGCCTTGGGTTCATAAGTATATTCAGTATGCAACCTGTGCCATACTTATTCTTGCGGCGAATACTAGTTTCGCCGGCTTCCCAAGGTTAGCTTCAATAATGGCTCGTGATCGCTTCATGCCGCGACAGTTCTTCAATGTTGGTGATAGGTTGGTGTTTTCAAATGGTATAGTTGTGCTGGCAACGCTCGCTTCAATCTTGATAGTAGCCTTCCATGGAGACACGCATGCTCTAATCCCGCTATATGCAATCGGTGTTTTCCTTTCTTTTACGCTCTCGCAGAGCGGAATGGCTAAGCGCTTCATCCGCCTCAAGGAAGGCAGATGGCGCCTTTCTGCTACCATAAGTACCATTGGCGCAACTGCAACCGGCATTGTTACGCTTGTTCTTGCAACTATGAAGGCGCGCGAAGGCGCCTGGATTGTTCTGATCTTGATTCCCTCCTTCAGTTTTATGTTTTGGAAGATCCACAGCCACTATATCCAGCTTGGAAATCAACTTCGGCTGACTCCAGAGGATTCTTTTACTCCAATCAAGAACACAATCATTGTGCTTACTCCCTCACTCCATAGGGGTATTTTACGAGCCCTTGAGTACGCCAAGGGGCTGTCTGCAGATGTAAGAGCTCTGCATATTGAGGTAGACCCCATTGATACTGCTCTTTTGATAGAGCGGTGGGAAAAGTGGAGTGGTGGCATCCCGCTTGTAATTTTGGAGTCGCCATATAGGTCATTAGTCGCACCGCTTCTTGAATATCTTGAGGAAGCAAAGCATGAGAGGGAAAATTACTTGATAACTGTGATTATACCTGAATTTGTGCCTGCAAAGTGGTGGCATAAGCTGCTGCACAACCAATCGGGTTTGCTGTTGAAGTTCACGCTACTGTTCCGACGCGATATTGTGACAACAAACGTGCGCTATTACTTGGAACGCTAG